One window of Mediterraneibacter butyricigenes genomic DNA carries:
- the leuS gene encoding leucine--tRNA ligase, translating to MAAKIVYNHKAIENKWREKWEENPVNPKVDEQGNPKKKYYCLDMFPYPSGNGLHVGHWRGYVISDVWSRYKLQQGYYIVHPMGWDAFGLPAENYAIKMGVHPAKSTANNVANIKRQINEIAALYDWDMEVNTTDPEFYKWTQWIFVKMFKEGLAYEKEFPINWCPSCKTGLANEEVVNGKCERCGAEVTKKNLRQWMLKITAYAERLLNDLDKLDWPEKVKKMQTDWIGKSYGAEVNFKVDGREDEITVYTTRPDTLYGATFMVLAPEHALAASLATEERKEVVEKYIYDSSMKSNVDRLQDKEKTGVFTGSYAINPINGAKVPIWLSDYVLADYGTGAIMCVPAHDDRDFEFAKKFDIPIIQVIAKDGKAIENMTEAYTEASGTMINSGEWDGMESAVLKKEAPHIIEERGIGKATVNYKLRDWVFSRQRYWGEPIPIVHCPKCGNVPVPEEELPLRLPDVESYEPTGTGESPLAAIDEWVNCKCPVCGADAKRETNTMPQWAGSSWYFLRYVDNHNDKELVSREKADAMLPVDMYIGGVEHAVLHLLYSRFYTKFLCDIGVIDFDEPFQKLFNQGMITGKNGIKMSKSKGNVVSPDDLVRDYGCDSLRMYELFVGPPELDAEWDDRGIDGVNRFLKRLWNLLQDSLAANVEATDAMVKERHKLVYDVTTRLENFSLNTVISAFMEHNNKLIDLAKKNGGGVDKETLETMAVLISPFAPHFAEEMWEQLGHTETVFRAGWPTYDEEAMKEDEVEIAVQINGKTKAVISIAADADKDSAIAAGKEALGNKLSGNIIKEIYVPGRIINIVAK from the coding sequence ATGGCAGCAAAGATTGTTTACAACCATAAGGCAATCGAGAACAAATGGAGAGAAAAGTGGGAAGAGAACCCGGTGAATCCGAAAGTGGATGAACAGGGCAATCCGAAGAAGAAATATTATTGTCTGGATATGTTCCCGTATCCGTCAGGAAATGGTCTTCATGTAGGACACTGGAGAGGATATGTTATCTCCGATGTATGGAGCAGATACAAGCTTCAGCAGGGATATTATATCGTTCATCCGATGGGCTGGGATGCGTTCGGACTTCCGGCAGAGAACTATGCAATCAAGATGGGAGTACATCCGGCAAAATCTACTGCCAACAATGTGGCAAATATTAAGAGACAGATCAATGAGATCGCAGCTCTTTATGACTGGGATATGGAAGTGAATACCACAGATCCTGAATTCTACAAATGGACACAGTGGATCTTCGTAAAGATGTTCAAAGAAGGTCTGGCTTATGAAAAGGAATTCCCGATCAACTGGTGTCCGTCCTGTAAGACAGGTCTGGCAAACGAAGAAGTAGTCAACGGTAAATGCGAACGCTGCGGAGCAGAAGTAACCAAGAAAAATCTTCGTCAGTGGATGCTGAAGATCACCGCTTATGCAGAAAGATTACTGAATGACCTGGACAAACTGGACTGGCCGGAAAAAGTAAAGAAGATGCAGACAGACTGGATCGGTAAATCTTACGGAGCAGAAGTAAACTTCAAAGTAGACGGACGTGAAGATGAGATTACAGTCTATACCACCAGACCGGATACCCTTTACGGAGCAACCTTTATGGTACTGGCACCGGAACATGCCCTGGCAGCATCTCTTGCCACAGAAGAACGCAAAGAAGTCGTAGAGAAATACATCTATGATTCTTCCATGAAATCCAACGTAGACCGTCTGCAGGATAAAGAGAAGACCGGTGTATTTACCGGAAGTTATGCAATCAATCCGATCAACGGAGCAAAAGTACCGATCTGGCTGTCTGACTATGTACTGGCTGATTACGGTACCGGTGCGATCATGTGTGTACCGGCTCATGATGACCGTGACTTTGAATTCGCAAAGAAATTTGACATTCCGATTATTCAGGTAATCGCAAAAGACGGAAAAGCCATTGAAAATATGACAGAAGCTTATACAGAGGCTTCCGGAACCATGATCAATTCCGGCGAGTGGGATGGTATGGAATCCGCAGTTCTGAAAAAAGAGGCACCGCATATCATCGAAGAGCGTGGAATCGGAAAAGCAACTGTAAATTACAAATTGCGTGACTGGGTATTCTCTCGTCAGCGTTACTGGGGAGAACCGATTCCGATTGTACATTGTCCGAAATGCGGAAATGTGCCGGTACCGGAAGAAGAACTTCCGCTTCGCCTGCCGGATGTAGAATCCTATGAGCCGACAGGAACCGGAGAATCTCCGTTGGCAGCCATCGACGAATGGGTAAACTGCAAGTGTCCTGTATGTGGCGCAGATGCAAAACGTGAGACAAACACTATGCCGCAGTGGGCAGGATCTTCTTGGTACTTCCTGCGCTATGTGGATAATCATAATGATAAAGAACTGGTATCCAGAGAAAAAGCAGATGCTATGCTTCCGGTAGATATGTATATCGGCGGAGTAGAGCATGCAGTTCTTCATCTGCTGTATTCCAGATTCTATACAAAATTTCTGTGCGATATCGGAGTCATCGACTTTGATGAACCATTCCAGAAACTGTTCAACCAGGGAATGATCACAGGCAAGAACGGAATTAAGATGAGTAAATCCAAAGGAAATGTAGTTTCCCCGGATGATCTGGTACGTGACTACGGATGCGATTCCCTGAGAATGTATGAACTTTTCGTAGGACCACCGGAGCTGGATGCAGAGTGGGATGATCGTGGAATTGACGGAGTGAATCGTTTCCTGAAACGTCTGTGGAATCTGCTTCAGGACAGCCTGGCAGCCAATGTAGAAGCAACGGATGCAATGGTCAAAGAACGTCATAAACTGGTATATGATGTAACAACACGTCTGGAGAACTTCAGCCTGAATACCGTAATCTCCGCATTTATGGAGCACAATAACAAGCTGATTGATCTGGCAAAGAAGAATGGTGGCGGAGTAGATAAAGAGACTCTGGAAACGATGGCAGTTCTGATTTCTCCATTTGCACCGCATTTTGCAGAAGAAATGTGGGAGCAGTTGGGTCATACAGAGACTGTATTCCGTGCAGGATGGCCAACCTACGATGAGGAAGCCATGAAAGAAGACGAAGTCGAGATTGCAGTGCAGATCAACGGAAAGACGAAAGCGGTCATTTCTATTGCAGCAGATGCAGACAAAGACAGCGCAATTGCAGCAGGTAAAGAGGCACTGGGCAATAAACTGAGCGGAAATATCATCAAAGAGATTTATGTTCCGGGAAGAATTATCAATATCGTGGCAAAATAG
- a CDS encoding LytR/AlgR family response regulator transcription factor: MFNISVCDDSPIFLQITTEFIHKWSKERNIPVMISTFENGDELLSHHREEPADIIFLDIIMPMFNGMEAAKILRKTDRDAKIIFLTSSPEFALESYEVKAENYLLKPISYDRLQSVLDDCLTEFQNEPEHLILKTSYGYQKLYFHEIEYAEAQNKRVTFRLITGQTVESVAPFYFFEKQLSGHPAFFKCHRSYLVYLPNVDHFNTTELLTKSGHCIPIARSYSKTFKEAYFALMFQETF; the protein is encoded by the coding sequence ATGTTTAACATTTCAGTCTGTGACGACAGTCCTATTTTTTTACAGATCACCACAGAATTTATCCATAAATGGTCCAAAGAGCGTAATATCCCCGTTATGATTTCTACTTTCGAAAACGGAGATGAACTTCTCTCCCATCACCGGGAAGAACCTGCCGATATTATATTTCTGGACATCATTATGCCCATGTTCAACGGCATGGAGGCCGCAAAAATCCTGCGTAAGACCGACCGGGATGCAAAAATCATCTTTCTGACTTCCTCTCCGGAATTCGCGCTGGAGTCTTATGAAGTCAAAGCTGAAAATTATCTGTTGAAGCCCATCTCCTACGATAGGCTTCAGTCCGTACTGGACGATTGTCTTACGGAATTTCAGAACGAACCGGAGCATCTGATCCTGAAGACTTCTTACGGTTATCAGAAGCTTTATTTTCATGAGATCGAATACGCAGAGGCTCAGAATAAACGTGTGACCTTTCGTTTGATCACCGGACAGACTGTGGAATCTGTTGCTCCCTTTTACTTTTTTGAAAAACAACTTTCCGGTCATCCGGCTTTCTTCAAATGTCACCGCAGTTATTTGGTCTATCTTCCAAATGTAGATCACTTCAACACAACCGAACTTCTGACCAAATCCGGCCATTGCATTCCGATTGCAAGAAGTTACAGCAAAACATTCAAAGAAGCTTATTTTGCCCTGATGTTCCAGGAAACATTCTAG
- a CDS encoding DUF3793 family protein, whose protein sequence is MPEELLSYYYTNPDTKVKLQFQIILQCAPLLKGIKVSNIMTMATSSCGYLTELLAGTGITYRILYCSKGRSLVLFYRKRALMEHLKKEQVHLFLREYGYEDDTLDSNLYRLAARCREFAKIGLSFPHEIGAFLEYPMEDVKDFIRKQGKDFLCNGYWKVYHNPANAMAIFNAYDRAKTCAVEEFIKGESIFEITRRLL, encoded by the coding sequence ATGCCAGAGGAATTATTGTCTTATTACTACACAAATCCTGATACAAAAGTGAAACTTCAGTTTCAGATCATTTTGCAGTGTGCGCCGTTGTTAAAAGGGATCAAAGTCTCGAATATTATGACGATGGCAACTTCGTCCTGTGGATACTTGACAGAATTACTAGCGGGAACGGGAATCACATACCGGATCCTGTATTGCAGCAAGGGACGCAGTCTGGTGCTTTTTTACAGAAAGCGGGCACTTATGGAACATCTGAAAAAGGAGCAGGTACATCTCTTCTTAAGAGAATATGGATATGAAGATGACACACTGGACTCAAATCTGTACAGATTGGCTGCCAGATGCAGAGAGTTTGCAAAGATTGGTCTGAGCTTTCCGCATGAGATCGGTGCTTTTCTGGAATATCCGATGGAAGATGTGAAAGATTTCATCAGGAAACAGGGGAAAGATTTTCTCTGTAACGGGTACTGGAAGGTCTACCACAATCCGGCAAATGCCATGGCGATTTTCAATGCTTATGACCGCGCAAAGACCTGTGCGGTTGAAGAATTTATAAAGGGCGAATCTATTTTTGAGATCACAAGGAGGTTATTATGA
- a CDS encoding sensor histidine kinase — MLLSVLSAIHMVTTLLFGVYISASILGILMNRKNILCLLAFSAITGLCSSASYLFLGNAQAEQLYPFLIHLPLILFFTLFYHCSLILSGIAVFTAYLCCQISNWIGIAARELSGQLWIYYVVRIGITLVIFVFLFRYMPQIMRRLTQKSTKIQLIFGLVPFVYYLFDYVTSVYTSLLYSGRAVVAEFLGFILCISYLMFLCLYFHQYEENLEEKQRYSLLKMKRSQSEKELIALQRSRQTISLMRHDLRHYLAGISALLENGETQKAREFIQEILQTSDRTILKSYSRNETVNLILSFQEDTVSSKKIQLITTLELPEVLPVSDVDLTTILSNALENAIHATSMLPETDRKIQLSMRIANDKLLLSIQNPFLVRPEIVDGLPQTSKKGHGLGTRSIWYTVERLHGNCQFSVEGEEFILRIILPLHNPD, encoded by the coding sequence ATGCTTTTGTCTGTTTTATCTGCCATCCACATGGTCACAACCTTATTGTTCGGCGTCTACATTTCCGCTTCGATCCTCGGGATCCTTATGAATCGGAAAAATATACTCTGCCTGCTGGCTTTCTCCGCGATCACCGGTCTCTGTTCTTCCGCATCCTATCTGTTTCTCGGAAATGCACAGGCCGAACAGCTCTATCCTTTTCTGATCCACCTGCCACTGATCTTATTTTTCACCCTGTTTTATCATTGTTCTCTGATCTTAAGTGGAATCGCTGTCTTTACAGCCTATCTGTGCTGCCAGATCAGCAACTGGATTGGAATTGCCGCAAGGGAATTAAGCGGGCAGCTCTGGATTTATTACGTGGTTCGCATCGGGATTACCCTTGTTATTTTTGTATTTCTTTTCCGTTATATGCCCCAGATCATGCGGCGCCTGACTCAGAAAAGCACCAAAATTCAATTAATCTTCGGTCTGGTTCCTTTCGTTTACTATCTGTTTGATTATGTCACCAGTGTTTACACCTCTCTGCTCTATTCCGGTCGTGCCGTTGTCGCAGAGTTTCTTGGTTTCATTCTGTGTATTTCTTATCTCATGTTTCTGTGCCTGTATTTTCACCAGTATGAAGAGAATCTGGAAGAAAAACAACGCTATTCCCTGTTGAAAATGAAACGCTCGCAGTCTGAAAAAGAACTGATTGCCTTACAGCGTTCCCGGCAGACCATTTCCCTGATGCGCCATGATCTTCGCCATTATCTTGCCGGCATTTCCGCGCTTCTGGAAAACGGAGAAACACAGAAAGCCCGAGAATTCATCCAGGAGATCCTGCAGACCTCTGATCGAACCATCCTGAAATCTTACAGTCGCAATGAAACCGTCAATCTGATACTTTCTTTCCAGGAAGACACTGTCTCCTCCAAAAAGATCCAATTGATCACCACGCTGGAACTTCCTGAAGTCCTTCCGGTTTCTGATGTAGATCTGACTACTATTTTATCCAACGCTCTGGAAAATGCGATTCACGCCACTTCCATGCTTCCGGAAACCGATCGAAAAATCCAGCTTTCCATGCGAATTGCCAATGACAAGCTTCTGCTCTCGATTCAGAACCCTTTCCTTGTCCGTCCTGAAATCGTAGATGGTCTGCCCCAGACTTCCAAAAAAGGTCACGGACTTGGCACCAGAAGCATCTGGTATACGGTAGAACGCCTTCACGGGAATTGTCAGTTTTCTGTGGAGGGAGAAGAATTTATCCTGCGAATCATTCTTCCACTTCATAACCCGGACTAA
- a CDS encoding flavodoxin: MSVSVVYWSGTGNTATMAEAVARGIEAGGQTPQIIDVGSADVQALASETAFALGCPSMGVEQLEEGEMEPFVEALEPLVSGKKILLFGSYGWGDGEWMRDWVERMTQAGAVMVAADGIMANNEPDDDAIAECEAAGKELAAQA, encoded by the coding sequence ATGAGCGTATCAGTCGTATACTGGAGTGGAACAGGTAACACAGCAACAATGGCAGAGGCAGTTGCAAGAGGAATTGAAGCAGGAGGTCAAACACCGCAGATCATAGATGTAGGAAGTGCTGATGTGCAGGCTCTCGCATCCGAAACTGCATTTGCACTTGGATGCCCGTCCATGGGTGTAGAACAGTTGGAAGAAGGAGAAATGGAGCCGTTCGTAGAAGCACTGGAACCATTGGTATCCGGAAAGAAAATTCTGTTATTCGGATCCTACGGATGGGGAGACGGAGAATGGATGCGTGACTGGGTAGAGCGTATGACTCAGGCAGGAGCTGTTATGGTAGCAGCAGACGGAATCATGGCAAACAATGAGCCGGATGACGATGCAATCGCAGAGTGCGAAGCAGCAGGAAAAGAACTGGCTGCACAGGCATAA
- a CDS encoding CvpA family protein yields MKKSKIAAGILAIILIGIYYYVTLPALNLHSADLWIFFLVLIALATVVYITRKRLGIYEIRQSKAVRGFAGVFLVVLAVYLVGSLLSSPIVNAAKYQSLLQVEEGEFSKDIEELSFNQIPLLDRDSATLLGNRKMGSMVDMVSQFEVDDLYSQINYQDQPVRVSPLRYANLIKWFTNQKEGIPAYIRIDMATQNTELVKLEQGMKYTTSDHLNRNIYRHLRFRYPTYIFNELSFEIDDAGTPYWICPVKKYNVGLFGGATVGRVVLCNAITGEMEDYAIEDAPQWIDRAYSADLLVELYDYYGSLKHGYFNSVLGQKDSLETTNGYNYLAIDDDVWVYTGVTSVSGDQSNVGFVLMNQRTMETKFYKVEGATEESAMSSAEGQVQNLGYKATFPLLLNISGEPTYFVALKDDAGLVKKYAMVNVQKYQIVAVGDSVSACEKSYARLMNENGIKVDASAASDIQKITGTVTKIAQSVVSGNSHYYLMLDGSDEIFDIAVTDLINVIRINEGDQVTLEYQKGDQTSLVLSLNGETAKTEEE; encoded by the coding sequence ATGAAGAAATCAAAAATAGCAGCCGGGATCCTGGCGATAATCTTGATCGGAATCTATTATTATGTAACGTTACCGGCATTGAATCTGCACTCAGCAGATCTGTGGATCTTTTTCCTGGTGTTGATCGCACTGGCAACAGTTGTCTATATCACGCGGAAACGTCTGGGCATTTATGAAATCAGACAGTCAAAGGCGGTTCGTGGATTTGCCGGCGTTTTTCTTGTAGTACTGGCAGTTTACCTGGTGGGAAGTCTTTTGTCTTCACCGATTGTCAATGCGGCAAAATATCAGAGTCTTTTACAGGTGGAAGAAGGAGAATTTTCTAAAGATATCGAGGAGCTTTCTTTTAATCAGATTCCGCTTTTAGACCGGGATTCCGCCACACTTCTGGGAAACAGAAAGATGGGAAGCATGGTGGATATGGTGTCCCAGTTTGAAGTGGATGATCTGTACAGTCAGATTAATTATCAGGATCAGCCGGTGAGGGTATCCCCACTTCGGTATGCAAATCTGATCAAATGGTTTACCAACCAGAAAGAGGGAATTCCGGCATATATCCGGATCGACATGGCGACTCAGAATACAGAACTGGTTAAACTGGAACAGGGGATGAAATATACCACAAGCGATCATCTGAACCGAAACATTTACCGTCATCTGCGGTTTCGCTATCCAACTTATATTTTTAATGAGCTGAGTTTTGAGATTGATGATGCGGGAACTCCTTATTGGATCTGCCCGGTTAAGAAATATAATGTGGGACTTTTCGGTGGCGCCACTGTAGGAAGAGTGGTTTTGTGTAATGCGATTACAGGAGAGATGGAAGATTATGCAATAGAAGATGCACCGCAATGGATCGATCGTGCATATTCCGCGGATCTTCTGGTGGAACTGTATGATTATTATGGATCTCTGAAACATGGATATTTTAACAGTGTACTGGGGCAGAAAGACAGTCTGGAGACCACCAATGGCTATAATTATCTTGCGATTGATGATGATGTGTGGGTTTACACCGGAGTGACCAGTGTCAGCGGAGACCAGTCCAATGTAGGATTTGTCCTGATGAATCAGAGAACGATGGAAACAAAATTTTATAAAGTGGAAGGCGCAACAGAAGAGTCTGCAATGTCTTCTGCAGAGGGACAAGTACAGAATCTGGGATATAAGGCAACATTCCCGTTGTTGTTAAACATTTCCGGAGAGCCCACATATTTTGTGGCGCTGAAGGACGATGCGGGGCTGGTAAAGAAATATGCCATGGTCAATGTGCAAAAATATCAGATTGTTGCGGTGGGAGATTCGGTCAGTGCCTGTGAAAAATCTTATGCCCGTCTGATGAATGAAAACGGAATTAAGGTGGATGCATCTGCTGCCTCGGATATTCAGAAGATCACGGGAACAGTTACAAAGATTGCACAGAGTGTTGTCAGCGGAAATTCCCATTATTATCTGATGCTGGATGGATCGGATGAAATCTTTGATATTGCAGTTACAGATCTGATCAATGTCATTCGGATCAATGAAGGAGATCAGGTGACACTGGAATATCAGAAAGGGGATCAGACCAGTCTGGTATTGTCTTTAAACGGAGAAACCGCGAAGACGGAAGAAGAGTAA